From a single Paraburkholderia youngii genomic region:
- a CDS encoding patatin-like phospholipase family protein: MEEPRNSTRHKGPKVAFALQGGGSHGAFTWGVLDRLLEASSQAMPLDIAAISGASAGGINATLCAAGLATSGATKARDMLRAFWEAVSRAGALAGNALLGFSEPGPFGGWNIDWNPAAIMLEAVGLVASPYGNPFYRDPLGPVIRSALPEHDLAALNTTRDGPQLFICATDVRTNQRAIFTRPAISIDVLRASACLPNEFRTVSVDGIPYWDGGYLGNPPLAPLIEHAQDLILVLANPFVRHDMPPKDARGILERLNEIGFNASVVLEINAIEAVNHVLDSVGEEAASKSRYKPVRFHLIRDDEFLAKFGFVSKSSTSWSLLSTLFERGREVADEWLKGGYAKLGQASSVDVKASLIDPTLKHSGNASARRN; encoded by the coding sequence ATGGAGGAACCTCGGAACTCGACGCGGCACAAGGGCCCCAAGGTCGCGTTTGCCCTGCAAGGCGGCGGTTCGCACGGCGCGTTCACGTGGGGTGTGCTCGACCGTCTGCTGGAGGCTTCGTCGCAGGCAATGCCACTCGATATCGCGGCAATCAGCGGCGCGAGCGCGGGCGGCATCAATGCGACGCTGTGCGCGGCGGGTCTCGCAACCAGCGGGGCAACGAAAGCACGCGACATGCTGCGCGCGTTTTGGGAAGCGGTATCGCGCGCCGGCGCGCTGGCGGGCAACGCGCTCCTCGGCTTTTCCGAACCTGGCCCATTCGGCGGCTGGAATATCGACTGGAATCCCGCCGCCATCATGCTGGAGGCCGTCGGACTCGTCGCTTCGCCTTATGGCAATCCGTTCTACCGCGATCCGCTCGGGCCGGTGATCCGTTCCGCGCTCCCCGAGCACGATCTCGCCGCGCTCAATACGACGCGCGACGGCCCGCAACTATTCATTTGCGCAACCGACGTACGAACCAACCAACGCGCAATCTTCACCCGCCCCGCTATTTCGATTGACGTATTGCGCGCTTCCGCATGCCTCCCGAACGAGTTTCGCACCGTCAGCGTGGACGGCATACCGTACTGGGATGGTGGTTATCTGGGCAACCCGCCTTTGGCGCCGTTGATCGAGCACGCCCAGGACCTGATTCTCGTGCTCGCGAATCCGTTCGTGCGCCACGATATGCCGCCCAAAGATGCGCGCGGCATTCTCGAACGGCTCAATGAAATCGGTTTCAACGCGTCCGTGGTGCTGGAGATCAACGCGATCGAAGCGGTCAACCACGTGCTCGATTCGGTCGGCGAGGAAGCGGCGAGCAAGAGCCGCTACAAGCCCGTCAGGTTTCACCTGATTCGCGACGACGAATTTCTGGCGAAGTTCGGATTCGTGTCGAAGAGCAGCACGTCCTGGTCATTGCTCAGCACGCTGTTCGAGCGTGGCCGTGAAGTCGCCGACGAATGGCTCAAGGGCGGCTACGCGAAGCTCGGGCAAGCGTCTTCGGTGGACGTCAAGGCTTCGTTGATCGATCCGACGCTCAAGCACAGCGGCAACGCGAGCGCGCGACGAAACTGA
- a CDS encoding hybrid sensor histidine kinase/response regulator, which produces MKRDFDQDCRGAITLNGLARRLGRTREQVMQRWIAETSEQGAHPGADGGQGLTACFAYMLAEVCASLLVADSDASLTDHVGIAQPGRFWPDDWRVTDLFRNMDLMQRFLKHEIRAYFGPVAASVDVHMRAHDVVERTFRAMIENAIEAYMQRQAGEVAAAQDSLRTALTALKLTEERLRVATSAAGIGIFEWCGASRQGVWENRRMYEITGQPEDRGPLTETEFMTSVVHSDDVELLRSHFQARRVSGEPVHVAFRLHRITDRALRTVEMFGYLRPPIHQDDYTFIGSLCDVTERADAEAKLRDADRRKDIFLATLAHELRNPLAPVRNAAHLLGHSAGADPAKREWLRNVIERQTGHLSHLIDDLLDVSRITTGKIELKREVFDIRLALDHALEITMPAASQRHHDIVRLPLEHPVYVHGDPARITQTFSNLLDNAIKYTDEGGRIVVCATLVGQEVSVTVSDTGTGISDDALPHVFDLFVQGSCHGEPSRGGLGIGLSVCKTLTEMHGGTIAARSAGKNRGSEFEIRLPVCQGRDQDAKDGAEAGLPASDRLRVLIVDDNSDAAVSLAMILDAHDVRTAHSGEEALQIAAAFEPQIVFLDLGLPGISGYEVARRLREHQAAGKRVEIVAVSGYGHPEDVAHSAEAGCDTHLVKPVDIEELLAIIRRMTGEKRKREP; this is translated from the coding sequence ATGAAACGGGATTTCGACCAGGATTGCCGAGGCGCGATCACGCTAAATGGGCTGGCGCGCAGGTTGGGGCGTACCCGTGAGCAGGTGATGCAGCGCTGGATCGCCGAGACTTCGGAGCAGGGCGCGCACCCCGGTGCGGACGGCGGGCAGGGACTGACTGCCTGTTTCGCCTACATGCTGGCCGAGGTATGCGCTTCCTTGCTGGTCGCCGACAGCGACGCGTCTTTAACCGATCACGTAGGTATCGCGCAGCCCGGCAGGTTCTGGCCGGACGACTGGCGGGTCACGGATCTGTTTCGCAACATGGATCTGATGCAGCGCTTTCTGAAGCACGAGATCCGCGCGTATTTCGGTCCCGTTGCCGCATCCGTCGACGTTCACATGCGGGCGCACGACGTTGTCGAGCGCACCTTTCGCGCGATGATCGAAAACGCGATCGAGGCGTACATGCAACGTCAGGCGGGCGAGGTGGCGGCGGCACAGGACAGCCTGCGCACGGCGCTGACCGCGCTGAAGCTCACGGAGGAGCGGCTGCGTGTCGCGACGAGCGCGGCCGGCATCGGCATCTTCGAGTGGTGTGGCGCGTCGCGACAAGGCGTGTGGGAAAACCGCCGGATGTACGAAATCACCGGGCAGCCCGAGGACAGGGGCCCGTTGACGGAAACCGAGTTCATGACGTCGGTCGTTCATTCGGACGATGTCGAACTGCTGCGAAGCCATTTCCAGGCCCGGCGGGTCTCCGGCGAACCGGTGCATGTCGCGTTCCGGCTGCACCGCATAACCGACCGTGCGCTGAGGACCGTCGAAATGTTCGGGTATCTGCGACCGCCGATTCATCAGGACGATTACACGTTCATCGGCAGCTTGTGCGACGTGACGGAGCGGGCCGACGCGGAGGCGAAACTGCGCGACGCCGATCGCCGCAAGGACATCTTTCTGGCCACGCTCGCGCACGAGCTGCGCAATCCGTTGGCGCCCGTGCGCAACGCCGCGCATCTACTGGGTCACAGCGCGGGAGCCGATCCCGCCAAACGCGAGTGGCTGCGCAATGTGATCGAACGCCAGACCGGTCACCTGTCGCATCTGATCGACGACCTGCTCGATGTATCGAGAATCACCACCGGCAAGATCGAGTTGAAGCGCGAGGTCTTCGATATCAGGCTGGCACTCGACCACGCTCTCGAGATCACGATGCCGGCTGCGTCGCAGCGGCATCACGACATCGTGCGTCTGCCGCTGGAGCACCCGGTGTACGTGCACGGCGACCCGGCGCGGATCACCCAGACATTTTCGAATCTGCTCGATAACGCGATCAAATACACCGACGAGGGTGGGCGGATTGTCGTATGCGCAACGCTCGTCGGGCAGGAAGTCTCCGTGACGGTGTCGGACACGGGCACAGGTATTTCGGACGACGCACTGCCTCACGTGTTCGATCTGTTCGTACAGGGTTCCTGCCACGGCGAGCCGTCGAGGGGCGGTCTTGGGATCGGGCTGTCGGTGTGCAAGACGCTGACCGAAATGCACGGCGGGACCATTGCCGCGAGGAGCGCAGGCAAGAACAGAGGCAGTGAATTCGAAATACGTCTACCCGTTTGCCAGGGCCGCGATCAGGACGCGAAGGACGGTGCCGAAGCCGGTCTGCCGGCGTCCGACCGTCTGCGGGTTCTGATCGTCGACGATAACAGCGATGCCGCTGTGTCGCTCGCCATGATTCTCGACGCGCACGATGTGCGCACCGCGCACAGCGGTGAAGAGGCGCTTCAGATAGCCGCTGCGTTCGAGCCGCAGATCGTGTTCCTCGATCTTGGGCTGCCGGGAATCAGCGGCTATGAGGTTGCGCGTCGGCTGAGGGAACATCAGGCGGCCGGCAAGCGCGTTGAAATCGTCGCCGTGTCGGGATACGGACACCCTGAGGACGTGGCTCACTCAGCGGAGGCGGGGTGTGATACGCATCTGGTCAAACCCGTCGATATCGAGGAACTGCTCGCGATCATCAGGCGGATGACCGGCGAAAAACGTAAACGCGAGCCGTGA
- a CDS encoding LysR family transcriptional regulator: MELRQLRYFLSVVEHGSMGKAALELGVVTSALSQQISRLEGELSTRLLQRTSSGVVPTDAGLAFWRQAQLALRHIDDAALAARAARLSGHVSVGMAPSTASVLGVPFMQAMRARYPDVRLRIVESLSGYLASMLSARQIDLAVLFRPEPAQRWSVVSLLDERLFVIGRHELEGMPSGASVRLGQLGKLPLVLPSGAHGLRSLLSAAFKRAKYEPNIAAEVDGLALLMDVVRTGIAATIQPGAALARPENAVLASVPVSESFAVRPNMIASISDDELSPAGLAARVVLADVARELVREGRWPGARLRQSEGFTKTEGLLTAR, encoded by the coding sequence ATGGAACTCAGACAACTACGCTATTTCCTCAGCGTCGTCGAACACGGCAGCATGGGGAAGGCCGCGCTCGAACTCGGCGTCGTCACTTCCGCGCTGAGTCAGCAGATCAGCCGCCTCGAAGGCGAACTGTCGACGCGCCTTTTGCAGCGCACCTCCAGCGGCGTCGTGCCGACCGATGCCGGTCTCGCGTTCTGGCGTCAGGCGCAACTCGCGCTGCGTCATATCGACGACGCGGCGCTCGCCGCGCGCGCTGCCCGGCTCTCGGGCCACGTCAGCGTCGGCATGGCGCCCAGCACCGCCAGCGTGCTCGGGGTGCCGTTCATGCAGGCCATGCGCGCGCGCTATCCCGACGTGCGGCTGCGCATCGTCGAAAGCCTGTCCGGCTATCTCGCGTCGATGCTGAGCGCACGCCAGATCGATCTTGCCGTGCTGTTTCGCCCGGAGCCCGCGCAGCGCTGGAGCGTCGTGTCGCTGCTCGACGAGCGGCTGTTCGTGATCGGCCGGCACGAGCTCGAAGGCATGCCGTCGGGCGCGAGCGTGCGTCTCGGGCAACTCGGCAAGCTTCCCCTCGTTCTTCCGAGCGGCGCGCACGGCCTGCGCTCGCTGCTGTCCGCCGCGTTCAAGCGGGCCAAATATGAACCGAACATCGCGGCCGAAGTAGACGGCCTCGCTCTGCTGATGGACGTCGTGCGCACGGGCATCGCCGCGACCATCCAGCCCGGCGCCGCACTCGCGCGGCCGGAGAACGCGGTGCTGGCTAGCGTGCCCGTGTCCGAAAGCTTCGCCGTGCGGCCCAATATGATCGCGAGCATCTCCGACGACGAGCTTTCACCTGCGGGGCTCGCCGCGCGCGTGGTGCTCGCCGACGTCGCGCGCGAACTGGTGCGCGAAGGCCGCTGGCCCGGCGCGCGCCTGCGTCAGTCGGAGGGCTTCACAAAAACTGAAGGCCTGTTGACGGCCCGCTGA